The genomic window gtgatCTAAACTTTTTGGCTCaactctgaaaatgttttaattgttaaATGCAGGACTTAAAATCCTAATTACATAAGTTCCTGTAGAATACAATgaatttcctgtttcttttatttttcagggtaTAAAGCCAGCCAGCTTTGACAAAGTAAATGACCCAGAGATCAAAGAGATCATTGAAGGCTGCATTCGTCAGAACAAAAGCCAGAGGTAAGCAGAATTTGCTTTCATAACACTATGGCATCCACTCTATTATGCAGAGTGACTGGTAATGTGATCATTAAACGTCCCAGTCTCTTCTATCATCGAATTCTCCTTTCTTGACAGACTCTCCATTCGAGACCTGCTGAACCATGCTTTCTTTGGGGAGGACACAGGCGTCCGGGTGGAACTAGCTGAGGAGGACACAGGCATCCAGGACTGCCTGGCTCTCCGAATTTGGGTTGAAGACCCCAAGAAGCTGAAGGGGAAGCACAAGGACAATGAGGCCATTGAGTTCAGCTATGACCTGGAAAATGATAGTGCTGAAGAAGTGGCTCTAGAGATGGTAAGGCAGGAATAATTAATGCCTGATAAGCTGATCGGGTCCGTAGGTGTCAGGTACTGTTGACTGGGAAAAGGCCTTGATTTGATACTTAAAAGCTTAAATGCAGGTTAGGAATTACAAGCCCTTCACTTTATCTATCAGCCACTTCAAGATTTCTCCAGCTGATCTAGATTTCCTCACCTGAATTTGCCCATTAATTAATTACTCTCTCTTTGCCTCTCTACATTACAGGTGAAATCAGGCTTCTTTCATGAAAGTGATGCCAAAGTGGTCGGAAAATCCATCCGGGACAGAGTGAACCTAATCAAAAAGTCAAGGGAGCGTCGACAGCAGCAGGTCCTTCAGCAGCAGGGCTTTGAAGAACGAAGAGACTCCACTCTCACTTCCTACACCTTTACTCATCCATCTTACCCATCCTCGCTGGTGCAAGGGGTAGCTGGACACACGGGAgacggaggaggaggtggagtgcAGGAGTCCGAGGAGCTTCCTGAAGTGGACCAACGTGTCAGGCAGCAAAATATTTTCAGTGGGGCAACCCTAAATCTGCCAGGTACAGTGTGCTCCTTAGTGACATATCCCATGTGCCAGTAGCTGATCAAAATGTATCTATATGAAACAATTATAATggtgaaattttaaatgaaaattttaaaatacatgaatatGATTTGAACAAGTACTTTTTGTGTAGTCTGAATTTTTATAGtgtcttattttttaaatgtctttgacTACTCAGAAGGGGAGAGCATTGGATCTGCAAGCTGTGAATCTTATGCGAGTGGACAGAGCCAGGCATACTCTCTGCAGGGGGACTCATATACCCACTCACAGACCTCATTACCCACAGTTGCATCTGTAGGTGTATTTTTATATCTTACTgataaaattattgttttttgaacttaaatactatatatatatttatatatgtgttcATTATTTTTCTTGCACAACAGAGCACTGGTGCATTGCCTCATCCTCAGATGCCCCCCATTGGTGAGAGTACAAGTGTTGCTACTATACCTCTTGGGCCGAGTGTTAGTATGACAAGCATGTCCTTAGGACAAAGTGGAGGAGGACCCATGGGTCAGACATTTCTTCACTCCGGTACCGTGGTTCCGCAGGTATCACCAAGTGTACCTCAACAATACTTTCAGGTGAAAATGGTGATAATGTGCAAACTGACAGCCTAATTTAACATAGGGGCAATGAAGGCTAACATTAATGTTAATATGTTCTTTTCCATTTAATAACTGTTTGTGCCAACATAAATCATCCTCATAATCATCTGAGATTCGCCATCTGGTTTTACACTACACAGGGTTTCCCCCAGGAAGTTGTTTGTCAGAGGTGGTGAGATGTCTCTCTCATTAAATACTATATTAGCTTGGAGTGTGAAATTGTGATTCTGGTTAATTTTGTGGGGAGGCAGCCAACCTCTGCTATAAAGCACTGTGGGACACCCtgattaaaattaaatgtgttgATAATTGATGCTTCTTTCCAAAGCTTAATCTTAACCCAATTTTTCTGCTACTTTCTTTTCCCCCTTCTTTCAACTCCAAACATCATTCTCCCATTATCACTCAATAGTCACAAACATTCCCATCAGATGATTTTCAAACCGCCGCTCCCCACGGATCAGTTGCCCCTTCACAGTCATACATACCACCTGTTTCCCCACAGGCACCCATTAATGTTCTCACTGCATCCATGCCAGTCAGTGATACTGCTGGACTAGCAAGGACAATTGTGCCCCACGCTCAGCAGACCCAACACCCTGCCACTCCCATGCAGATCACTGACATCATTTCCCAGGCCGCACCCCAACAAACACAGTCTGTCGTGATCCCCCAGCAGACTATTGTCCCACAACAACAGATGGGAATGGATCCCCAGACCTCCACCCTTCATTTGCAGCAGCAGCCACAACTGCAAATAGGGGGGCAGTCAGCTGAGCTTGAACAACAACAAGTTACTGCCGCTCAGCCTGCAACAGAACAGCATCAACACAGCCTTTCAGCTACGTCCATCGAGAAACATCAGTctgagactcagcagcagatctgTGTACAGCAGTCTGCCCCACACGTCCAGCCAGCTTCACAGCAGCATGTGTTCACACCACAAACAGGTATGGAGCAGCGAGCTATGCAATCAACAGGGGATCCCTGTGAACAGATAATGCtacaatcacaacaacagcttcagcaacagcaaactttgttacaacagcagcagcaaaaagagcagcagcaacaagtttTACTGCTTGAGCAACATCAGCTGTATGTCCAGCAACAGCTTGATcagcaacaacaaagagcactgcttcaacagcagcagcaagcccagctgcagcagcagcaagcgCTTAAACAAAAGCAACTGTTGGatcaacagcaacagcaacaaactCTCATTCAGCAGAAAcaagagcagcagcaacacgGTCTTGGACCGCAGGAGCAACCAATTTTTCAGCATCAGTTAGAGCAACAACAACCAAAGCAACCTCCTTCACAGCAACAGAGTCAGTTATATCAACAAATTGGACAGCGCCAAACTGgaacacaaaaggaaacagAGAATCAGCAACAAAGTGGGAAAAACGAGCAACAAATTTTATTGCAGCAGCATCCCCagcagatgcagcagcagaatgAACAACAACTGCAACAGCAGGCCTTAATCCGGCAAATGGAACAGCAGCAGGCACTGATACAACAGCAGTTAatgctacagcagcagcagcagcttcaacaGAAAGCTCAGCTGCAGCAACAAGAGCAGCAACAAGCGCAACTCAAACAGCAGatagaacagcagcagcaagctCTGTTGCAACAACAGTTAGAGCAGCAGCGTCAACAGCAAGTCCTGTTACAACAGCAAGCAGAAAGATTACAGCAACAGGCTCTAATGAAGCAGCAGTTTAAAGAGCAGCAGCATGCTTCCATCATTCAACTtcagcaaactgaaaaacacaaaactgtccCTATACCACAAAGCAACAGTGAGCAGCAGATTCATCATCAACCAACCGATATACAGCAGATGTGTATCCCACAACTGAACTCTACTCAGTTTACACCTCATGCTTCTCAGATGATAGAGCAACAGCAGCAAGTAGcactgatgcagcagcagcaggcatttGTTGCCCAACCACAGCAGCACACATCTGTAATGGAACCTCACATATCAGTTGGCGCACCAGTCAGTACTGAGGTAATTCATCACCAAACTTATATTATATCTCAGGGCCAAGTGCCCATGACCATTCCTACTACTGTTCAGACGCCTGCAAGTGTCCCAGCTCAAATCCTTACACAGCAAGGACAAAGTGAGGCTCAGCCCCAGAACCAAGGCCAGAGCCCAGCCAAGTTTATAGCTCAGTCTGCAGCCCAAGCACCTCAAGCTATGACAGAGGGCCAGGTAACTACCCCATTATCATTGATTCAGGGACACACACAAGTCATCCAGAGCCAGCAGGTTCCTTCCCAAAGTAGTTACCCTGGGCCTGTTACTCCCACACAGAGTCAGGTAACTTCTCAGCCAATCCAGGCTCATCCTCTGACCACAACCTTTACTCAGTCACAGCCACTGCATGGCCAGGTCCCAAAGGCTGATGTTCAAATGATGGGCCAACAAAGTCAAACTACTGTCCAGCCTCCAGGTGCAGTTGCTTCAATCCCCAGTCAGATTCAACATGAAACTCTTATTCAGCAAAATGCTCCAATGCCAGCGCTCACCCAGCCCCAGATCCAACAACAAACTCAAGGCCAGCAAGCTAGCCAGTTGCATGCGCAGTCTGCTGCTGGTCCTTTGACCAGTCAGTATGTCCCTCACCCTACCCAGCAAGCCATACCACCTGTACAGTCTGATATAACTCATATTACCCAACAGCTGGAACAACAGCACCCAGTAATCCAGTATCAGCAGATGATTCTGTCACCTGGCTCAGCTGGAAGTTGTGGAACTAAAACAGATGGTCTCAATTCAGTAACTGCCCCTCTTCATCCTATACAGACCAAACAAGCACAAGTCCCAGGCCAAAGATCACTACATTCAGTTGTTCAGGGTGACCCTTCAGTAATTCAGTCCATCTGCCAGCCTGCTGTTCCTCAGTATACTGAGCAGTACCAACAACAGCTGCAGAAGCTTTCTCACGTGCAGCAATCTCTCGCCATGCCACCCCCACAGACCCAGCTACCGGCACTACCCAGCTCAACTCCCGTTCAGCAACCACTTCCTCTGAAACCAGCTTTGATAACCTTTGACGAGAGTCAGCTTCCCTCACAGTGTCAACCTACTTCACCTCTAATGACCATTGCTCCTGGACAATTAGGCCCCAATAATGTGGCTGAGCCTCAGTCCCAGGGCAAGACCCTGTCTCTGTATAGCCACCTAGTGCTAGGTGCCCCTCCTTCTCCACAGCACCATCCCAAGCAGATGCCACcagctcacacacaaacacaagccaGCAATCAGGCCCAAGCACACTCtcaaacacagatacacactcAGACACCTATATCTGAGCAGCCTATTTTGCCCCATGCTGTCTTTCCTACGCAGCAAGTGCCCCTAAGCCCTTTGCATACCTCATGTCCTTCTACACTATCATCTCTTACATCCCTGCCATCCACCTATCCTGCTGTTGCCCCTGCTCCAGAGCTGCCCACATCTTCACCAGCAGCCCAGGTAACCTTACCAGCGCAAGTCGACTTTATACCCACCTCCCCTCTGCCTGTTACTACTCTACAATCACTTGATTCTAATGCCCCCAAACCCAAACTGACCCAAGGCTCGCTGCAAGACTGTGACCTTTCCCTGCTGGGCATTGCTCAGGTACAAGAAGTATGAAAGTTTGCTTTATAAATTTGATAATAACTTTACTGACATGCTGGCACAATAAGTAAGCATACTGCTAAATCGAAATATTTGACAATAAGCTTTGACTGCACCTTTTTGATTCATACTAACAAATTTTGATTCCTAAGTGTATTCATAGAACGTGTCCTATATGTCATTTGTCATAATCACACTATTGCTTTACTTGCCGTTAACATAGCTAATCTATTTTTGCATTCTTTTCTTCATGCTGgcatggtttgtgtgtgtgtgtttgtatatatgTCACTCTACAGGATGGTCCTTGTAAGACAAGTGCAGATCGTCATTCTTCATCAGGGTAAGTGATATCATTGCAGTCTGATTTCCATATAAATGTAATCTCAGTACTGAGTGAAGCTGTAATTTGCCATACAAGGACTTAAAACATGCTCAGAGActtggtttttcttttaaattgaattcaTTTTGCAGCTAAGTAGTAGTGCAAAAAGATTGTTTTTTAGAAATCATAAGAGTCTTATGATGTAATaatgttttacatttgaatCCTTTACAATTTCACATTAAATGTTGAGTGAGAGCCTTTAAACTGCTTTTAGATCATTTGTGGAAAACTCCTCTGCATTTTTCCCTGGGTTGCACTAGATTTTAAACACTGTGGCCAAATCACAAGCCTTTATCTTTAAAGGCTCATTTTGGGTAACAATGCATAGTCTCAGTGATCTTTCTTTGGCAGGTCAGGAGTATTTGGTTTTGGTTGTTCTGGTTCAGCCAGAAAAGTCCATTGCACTGTGTGCTGACCTGCAATAACACTATGACAGAAACCATAGTTCAGGTGGTTTTTGTTGGATGTTCTTCTCATTGACAGTCTGACCCTCAGGGTCAGATTCCTCGCGCATAGAACTGCCGGTATTGAAAACGATGAGAAGTTTGCTTCTGTTTGGGCCTCTGACTGACGTGCCACATTTGGAATCGGACACACTGGTGTTTGATCTCTGCTTCATAGACAGGAACTTTGCTCTTATTAGCAGTGATGATTCTGGACAGCCATtcacaaatgcaggttaaagcttTATTATGCAAAGGATAATCCATATGTAAACATCAGGAACACAGACATCTTCTCTGGGctaaagttcatttaaaatggactgaggcaaagtgTAAATATGGTCTGTGACAAACAAAGTTTGAAATTCTAATTGGAAAACATGAATGCTGAGGCACCACACTAAACAGGGAAGGGACCATCCAGTTTGTTATCAGCACTCAGTTCAATAACCTGCATCTCTGACAGTATGTGGTTACATTAGTGCCTATGTAATAATAACCCTGaacatctggaaaggcaccatcagtGCTGAAACATGTATACAGGTTTAGAGCAACACATGCTCCCATTCAGATGACATCTTTCTTAGGGAAGGTCTTGCATACTTTAGCAAGACGGCGCTAAACCACATACTGCATCTTTTACAACAGCGCTGGCTTTTTGGTAGAAGACTCCAGGTGCTGAAGAggcctgcctgcagtccagatCTGTCACccatttaacccttgtgtggtgttcgtatttttgttactcagccagtgttcatgggtctggtggacccgctagagttttggctttccaaattaacactatcaaacaattttatgttaaattactcaacagatgtttacttcatcccaattacaagacatatgaacagcaaacatggttaattttttccctttacctttgttagatcacatttatgaattaatgtgcttctcgtttttcttttatataaaatgttataaataaatcagttataatcaagtggagtgagtggaaagacacaacacatttacacgtgaaaaaataattaattgtttaatttttcttttgaaaaaaactgaacacgggtctcacagacccgaacaccatacaagggttaaaacatttaatgcatcatgaaattaaaaataccacAAAGAAGACACAGGATGTTTGAGCAACTAGAATCCTACATGAGACAAGAATAGGACAATATGCCTCTCCCAAAAGTTCAGCAGCTGGTCTCCTCAGTTCACAGATGTTTACAGACtattgttaaaagaagaggggacGCTACCAAATGGTAAACAGGGccctgtcccaacttttttgagacATGTTGCTCCAATGAAATTCAAAATGACCTGATTTTTGAGATTtggaaatcattgcattctgttttttttttctattttatacaGTATCCCTACTTTTTCATAATTGagtttatacatttatacacaCTTAAGATTTACAATACAATTTCTAATCTCCATGACCCCTTTAGGTGTATACCAGCCAGTGGTGAAGACCCCTTGCAGCTCTTGGCGAATGGAAAATTAGAGAAACTTAAGTCTCAGAGACGAGCTTCCAGCCAGAAGTCTGAGAAACACCAGTTTCAACTGAGCATGCTTCAGGTGAAAAAATATAGGAAACACCAACACCGACTTTATTACTATATTTGTTAAAGTATATTTATGGATATTAAAAGATTAATAGCAAAGAATAAATGTGATTATTTGTCTTGTACTTAATAGGTGTCCGGCAGTGGGGACAATATGGTGGACTGTCAGTTGGAGACTCACAGCAACAAGATGGTGACATTTAAGTTTGACATTGAAGGGGATGCACCCGAGGACATAGCAGATTACATGGTACATTACTGTATGATCCTGTAGTTTgcacttattttgaaaagtattgttttaatttttgatGACTGCCATTTGATAAAACTTTGCAGGTGGAGGAGGACTTTGTCCTTGATGTGGAGAAAGAAACATTTGTTGAGGAGCTCAGAGCGATAGTTAAGAAAGCCCATGAAATGCTTCAGACACATTCAGAGGTACTATCAGTCTAGCCTctttagtttttctgttttgtttgaataATGCTGAATCTGAGAAAACGTGAATATATATACAAAATGATAAATCCTTATTTTCGTACTAGACTGGATCGACTGACCAGTTACAAGTCAGCACTCCCACTTACTCCAGTAAGTTTAGGCATATACAAATGTTCTGGTAGAATGGGAATATGTTCTATGTGATGCTTCTCAACTTAGTAGAAAACAGTAATCAATCTTTACGGTTTCTCAGTGGACCCAGTGCCCCATTCCTCCCCAGTGGGACGTTGGCGGTTCTTTATCAACCAGACTATCCGCCACAGAGACTCTCTTTCCAGTCAGGGAGCAACCACACCATCACCCACTGCAGAGACAAGGATTCCCCAGTCTCCTAAAAGAGAGAAAGGTGAGCACTCCTGGAGTCGGTTTTATTACTTTGGCTTATTAACATGGCCCATTTGGCCACATAACAAAAACTTAACTCCGTGTTCATTTCTGCGGCTGTAGAAAGTGAAGGATCCCAAAGTCTGGAGTCCTTGAGTGGAATGGGCTCTCCTTCCTACCCCACCCTTTCTGCCACCTCCCCCCCAGACTCCACTGTTTCAGTACCTACTTCCATGAGCCCCTCTGCTACCGCAGCCCCTGTTCATCACACAGCACCTGAAACCAGGCCTGGACCAGCCTCTGTCCCTGTCACCACCTCAACTGGCCTTATCTCAGCTTCTGCTGACCAAATTTCTATTGCTCCTTTAACTATAGCaacatctgctgctgctcctgatgCTAACCTCACCAGCTTGTCCACTGCTCCTGCTGTTGTGTCTCCCTCACCCATCACTATTCATCCTGATAACCTGACTTCTCCTGGAACCAGTGTTTGTTCCACTGCGAGTCAAAGTGTAGATGATACTCTGATCTCTGCTTCAAGGCCCCGTATGTCTGCCGTGGACCAATCTTCAGCCTCTTTTCATTCCCCTTCTCCTGCTGTAGTCATCCCTTCTACTGTAAGCCAACTTGGCATAGAGCAGCAGCAGACATACACCCAAGTAGCCCAACCAGCCCCACAACAGCCACACCAACAGCTACAGTCTGCATCACAGCAGCAAGTACCATCACCACAACAGAAACTGCAGTCCCAACATCAGGTGTACCACGAACAAGTACCACTACAGCAGGAACGAGCACTTCAGCAGTCTCTCCAGCAGTTGCATCAGCAGCAGCTAATTCAAACACAAATACCACTTCAACAACAGCTGACTGAGGTGCAGGGAATGTCTCAGCATTGTCATTCAGAGGTGTTACAGCAGTCTCTGCCTCTGCCACCTTTTCCTCAGCAGCCAACCGAACAACCCCTTGTTCAACAGCAGACATCAAAGTTTTCCCCACAGTTGCTGCAGCAGCCTCAGTTACAGCAGTTACAACAGCAGATTATGAGTCCTGCTGGTCCATTGCCCCCCAAACAAGCCCACATTgatcaacagcagcagcagcaacagttaAACCTACAACAGACATTAcacttacagcagcagcagctacagcagcaacagcatcaGATGTTTATGGGTGCTGCAATTTTGAAACCAGATCAAAACCAAATGCTGCCCCTATCAGTTAGTCAGCAGTTTCTTCAACAGCAGACACAGCTAAATGTTTGCCCAGTACCACAACAGCAGGTCCCACAACAAACCCAAGTGCCTGTTGAGCTGTTATCACAACACATACAGGCACAGAAACAATCACAATATACTGAGCAGCAACAGGAGATGGTTAAAGCTGTGGACACGCCcctcaaacagctgcagtttCCACTACAGAAGCAGTCCTCCTTACAGATGTCAGAGTCAGAGGTGTCCACGGGAGAGACAAGTGTTACAGAGGACACAGGGAGTTATTCTGCCCCCTTTCATCCCTCCTCTGACTCCTCTCTGCCACCTCTGCATCTGGGAACTGCTGAAACCCCCTTACCCACATTCTCCCACGTAATGACGCCATCCCCTGTTCAACCTTCCTCCGTAGCCGAGTCAGACAGCGAAGGCCCCCCCAAAATTGAATTTGTAGACAACCGCATAAAAACCTTGGATGAAAAGCTAAGGAATTTGTTGTATCAGGAGTACAGCAGTGGGACAGCACTGGCTGGGGGGGCTACCTCTGGCCCAACATCAGCTGCCTCCACATCAGCAGGTGGTGATGAGTCATCAGAGCCACAGTCAATCCACCACTCATCTTTCCCCCCACCTGCCTCCATCTCAGATACTTCTCCACAGTCCTCATCCTCCACTActtcctccaccacctcccGTTCATCTTCCACTTCTCCTGAcccagagagagaaggaggtggAGAGAAAGCTTCCAAAGAGGTGCCCAACTCTATGGAGTTGGACCCAGTGGAGCAGCAGCTTGGCCCATCACTCCTCACCACCTCTGTCTCATCCAGCCCACCCACCCCTCTTCTGCCTCCCAATCAGGATGACTCTGCTGGGCCCCAACGCCCACCTGTACCAGGAGAACCAACCATTCTTGTGAGTGAATACCACAGATTAGATTTCAAGTAAATTCTCCTTCAGTTTGTCTTTCACTGTAGTGAATTATAATTATTGTTCTGTTTCAGTGTGTAAATGTGACTCCACTATGTTTCAGCTGTCCGCGATTATTTGTATTATATAAATGTTTGAGTATCTCTGCGTTTTTTTATATCTCAACTCCATGCAGCCACTCTTAATTGTCTTAACTGTTCTAGGCTGTACCCTCACATTCTGACACCAGTGCCATTGGAGATGCATCATGGCCCCCCAATCAGCAACCGATCCCCCTCCGGCacggacagcagcagcacaatgCAGGAGGTGGATATTTTGGCCTAAACCTGACATGTCCTAGTATCAGAAATCCTGTTAGCAAGAAATCCTGGACTCGAAAATTCAAAAACTGGGCATGCAAACTGCGTCACTCCGCCAGCTTGTTCAAGAAGCCCAGAGTCCAGCAAGGTAGCGTCCTTTTAGGGAGTAAGCGCGcgcgagagagagcgagagcgagagagagagaatgggaTGTTGGGGCATGGACCTAAATCTAATATCTAGTACTAATTTTAACATAgcaaaataacttttttaacCTTTAAGGCTTTAAAGTTAATGTTAATGGACATTAATGTTTCCAGCTAAATAATActgttttatgtatgtttttttatttggttaTAGTCCCCCCTGTAAGTCCCTAGTGTTGACATCACTGCATacattactgtttgtttttatttattgatttttttttctaaattcctttttactaaatttcattttcttggcagtctttctttttgcatgaCTTGCTCACTCAGGGGCGAGAACAGTGGAGCGTAGAGGAGGGTGGGAGATTGGCACAGTGTAGGAAGAGTTTGGCATCACAAATCTGATGTCCTCCCAGTGCTGATGAACTATGGAGTAAAGACAAGCTGTGCCTGTGCCAAGGAAATATTCCTTCACATCACACCTCCCTTCATTGTCCCAAGTCCACAGGCACTGCCAGCAACAATCATCTCAACTGCACCTGCTGACTCAGTGTAGACAGCGTAATGCAACTCACATCATTACACAGATAGCATAGATGCTAAGTTACCAAGCTGATGTTATGTAATTGTTTGTAGTTCAGAATACATACAGGCTTATCCTGTAAACTCATACACAGTAGCACTGctccaaaacaataacataTGATGTAGCTGTAGTGAAGTAAGTGAAGGTCATAATATGTTAGAATACAGTGTGTGCATTACCAAAGGATTGTAAGTTACTGCCGGGCTCTTTTGCACACGTTTAGGCTTTCCATATGGCTACGTTTTATCATGCTTTTCAAGTATTCCAGTCATCTTGCATGTAAtcgtgtttatgtgtgtaaagTGTGTAGCAGTAGCTTAGATCTTCTGTTACAAGAGCACATGCATGAGCATGTATGTTATGTTCTACACGCGTGACTAATAATGGACCATTACCTGTAAGTAACACATATACCAGGctgtatatattttatgttaatttttatgttttatttttcccttaAAAATGGCTGTGGTGATCCATGTACATACTCTAATGTCGCAATCCCAAATATCAAACACACTGACCAATATCACTGTTGCTCTGACAAAGATCTTAAATGTGATATTGGGCTACATTGTCTAATGAGTGGGTGGAGCAGTGATGACTTGGTGAGAATGAGAGCGTGGATGTGT from Astatotilapia calliptera chromosome 20, fAstCal1.2, whole genome shotgun sequence includes these protein-coding regions:
- the wnk3 gene encoding serine/threonine-protein kinase WNK3 isoform X3 translates to MATDPGEPAGTEDSSEKPDGQKEEDPEWEGRVDQQRERTDSTPMDSSSSQTEAGRAATEEDGGIRGGGGGGEASQEETVLRPISFSTPSLPIDTGQKRLRREKRFFRKSVEICEEDDEVDVPTLASHSAPHLELRSSDSVFSSSPQQHGVASSCATLGHEPSCTSSVHEPGKDAPSSAPVPRGKERDREQEEEAEMKAVATSPGGRFLKFDIELGRGAFKTVYKGLDTETWVEVAWCELQDRKLTKAEQQRFKEEAEMLKGLQHPNIVRFYDSWESVLRGKKCIVLVTELMTSGTLKTYLKRFKVMKPKVLRSWCRQILKGLHFLHTRTPPIVHRDLKCDNIFITGPTGSVKIGDLGLATLMRTSFAKSVIGTPEFMAPEMYEEHYDESVDVYAFGMCMLEMATSEYPYSECQNAAQIYRKVTSGIKPASFDKVNDPEIKEIIEGCIRQNKSQRLSIRDLLNHAFFGEDTGVRVELAEEDTGIQDCLALRIWVEDPKKLKGKHKDNEAIEFSYDLENDSAEEVALEMVKSGFFHESDAKVVGKSIRDRVNLIKKSRERRQQQVLQQQGFEERRDSTLTSYTFTHPSYPSSLVQGVAGHTGDGGGGGVQESEELPEVDQRVRQQNIFSGATLNLPEGESIGSASCESYASGQSQAYSLQGDSYTHSQTSLPTVASSTGALPHPQMPPIGESTSVATIPLGPSVSMTSMSLGQSGGGPMGQTFLHSGTVVPQVSPSVPQQYFQSQTFPSDDFQTAAPHGSVAPSQSYIPPVSPQAPINVLTASMPVSDTAGLARTIVPHAQQTQHPATPMQITDIISQAAPQQTQSVVIPQQTIVPQQQMGMDPQTSTLHLQQQPQLQIGGQSAELEQQQVTAAQPATEQHQHSLSATSIEKHQSETQQQICVQQSAPHVQPASQQHVFTPQTGMEQRAMQSTGDPCEQIMLQSQQQLQQQQTLLQQQQQKEQQQQVLLLEQHQLYVQQQLDQQQQRALLQQQQQAQLQQQQALKQKQLLDQQQQQQTLIQQKQEQQQHGLGPQEQPIFQHQLEQQQPKQPPSQQQSQLYQQIGQRQTGTQKETENQQQSGKNEQQILLQQHPQQMQQQNEQQLQQQALIRQMEQQQALIQQQLMLQQQQQLQQKAQLQQQEQQQAQLKQQIEQQQQALLQQQLEQQRQQQVLLQQQAERLQQQALMKQQFKEQQHASIIQLQQTEKHKTVPIPQSNSEQQIHHQPTDIQQMCIPQLNSTQFTPHASQMIEQQQQVALMQQQQAFVAQPQQHTSVMEPHISVGAPVSTEVIHHQTYIISQGQVPMTIPTTVQTPASVPAQILTQQGQSEAQPQNQGQSPAKFIAQSAAQAPQAMTEGQVTTPLSLIQGHTQVIQSQQVPSQSSYPGPVTPTQSQVTSQPIQAHPLTTTFTQSQPLHGQVPKADVQMMGQQSQTTVQPPGAVASIPSQIQHETLIQQNAPMPALTQPQIQQQTQGQQASQLHAQSAAGPLTSQYVPHPTQQAIPPVQSDITHITQQLEQQHPVIQYQQMILSPGSAGSCGTKTDGLNSVTAPLHPIQTKQAQVPGQRSLHSVVQGDPSVIQSICQPAVPQYTEQYQQQLQKLSHVQQSLAMPPPQTQLPALPSSTPVQQPLPLKPALITFDESQLPSQCQPTSPLMTIAPGQLGPNNVAEPQSQGKTLSLYSHLVLGAPPSPQHHPKQMPPAHTQTQASNQAQAHSQTQIHTQTPISEQPILPHAVFPTQQVPLSPLHTSCPSTLSSLTSLPSTYPAVAPAPELPTSSPAAQVTLPAQVDFIPTSPLPVTTLQSLDSNAPKPKLTQGSLQDCDLSLLGIAQDGPCKTSADRHSSSGCIPASGEDPLQLLANGKLEKLKSQRRASSQKSEKHQFQLSMLQVSGSGDNMVDCQLETHSNKMVTFKFDIEGDAPEDIADYMVEEDFVLDVEKETFVEELRAIVKKAHEMLQTHSETGSTDQLQVSTPTYSMDPVPHSSPVGRWRFFINQTIRHRDSLSSQGATTPSPTAETRIPQSPKREKESEGSQSLESLSGMGSPSYPTLSATSPPDSTVSVPTSMSPSATAAPVHHTAPETRPGPASVPVTTSTGLISASADQISIAPLTIATSAAAPDANLTSLSTAPAVVSPSPITIHPDNLTSPGTSVCSTASQSVDDTLISASRPRMSAVDQSSASFHSPSPAVVIPSTVSQLGIEQQQTYTQVAQPAPQQPHQQLQSASQQQVPSPQQKLQSQHQVYHEQVPLQQERALQQSLQQLHQQQLIQTQIPLQQQLTEVQGMSQHCHSEVLQQSLPLPPFPQQPTEQPLVQQQTSKFSPQLLQQPQLQQLQQQIMSPAGPLPPKQAHIDQQQQQQQLNLQQTLHLQQQQLQQQQHQMFMGAAILKPDQNQMLPLSVSQQFLQQQTQLNVCPVPQQQVPQQTQVPVELLSQHIQAQKQSQYTEQQQEMVKAVDTPLKQLQFPLQKQSSLQMSESEVSTGETSVTEDTGSYSAPFHPSSDSSLPPLHLGTAETPLPTFSHVMTPSPVQPSSVAESDSEGPPKIEFVDNRIKTLDEKLRNLLYQEYSSGTALAGGATSGPTSAASTSAGGDESSEPQSIHHSSFPPPASISDTSPQSSSSTTSSTTSRSSSTSPDPEREGGGEKASKEVPNSMELDPVEQQLGPSLLTTSVSSSPPTPLLPPNQDDSAGPQRPPVPGEPTILAVPSHSDTSAIGDASWPPNQQPIPLRHGQQQHNAGEADSSSQLFKDGKAGAPLNPPQPSKGRFQVTPVPQTSPPKDRPSGHGGGTHRKVGRFSVTQTETKKDDRQTDSSPVSPDLVRERRKSRVKEGDKEESKRTPSMAHAPRGPGHSHSPLGSSDDDDESELEDEDLRRELHKLREKHIKEVVSLQAQQNRELQELYRQLRSLKDQRQSLPASLSRTPPLPAAPPALSPRRPRPTKTKFRARPHSHIDNNGVTHAGIQQSSSFSGSEKNRLSLYCKPEHLTTLPAKRDHSPLRKSTFTDELHKLVDNWTKETVSTTPPKPSLNQIKQIQQVQELGGWSQGTEVAPPGWFPVAQAPTTPASLTVAPSSHYTGGGSLSTLHSPGPPPQTHLAQVPQMQQSLHLHQSLPLQQISYPQSQLCQQIPQPLMQTPMQSQSLSQTPPIAQPQSQPLLPSQMPTSPVSTATSLLPGSGTAAPTDSAAAAGGAFCSCSSPSSTCSSSCSTAALPTSAKIHQTPPTSTLPLGQK